One Archangium lipolyticum DNA window includes the following coding sequences:
- a CDS encoding efflux RND transporter permease subunit: MPFDFTRRPVLAAVVSLIIILLGLISLEQLPVSLFPSVAPPEVNVTVEYTGANAETVAKAAIVPLERAINGVPGMKYMSSDTGNDGVGVVQILFETGTDPDVAAINVQNRVNAVMGELPEEVIKNGVKIAKEENSMLMYLSINSANPDHDEKFLYNFADINVLAELKRIPGVGFADILGAKEYAVRVWLKPASMAAYQVSADEVLEALDAYNLEAAPGRIGENSDKGRSPLQYTVKYTGKFSTPEEYGNIPIRSTPGGEILKIKDVADVEFGTTYFDVEAKFNGRPAAAIMLKQLPGSNANEVIAAVKERMAALKEEVFLPGMDYHYSFDVSRFLEASMKSVAQTFVEAFLLVVLVVFLFLQDWRTTVIPLFAVPVALVGTFFFIQFLGFSLNLITLFALVLAIGIVVDDAIVVVEAVHAKMARSGLGPKEATREVMRELTPALVAITLVMSSVFVPVALIGGPSGMFYRQFSLTMAIAIVLSGLVALTLSPALCATLLRRHASGSHSERPGWLARLFARFNARYERLEESYAGLTARTAGHRIFTVLLLGAFLAGGAVLVRFVPAGFIPNEDQGFFYVSVTTPPGATLERTQEIVDGIVQAGGDLPEVESIASLAGTNILSDGTGATYGTCLVNLKPWGERQRPVEEVITAFKARTRHLQGAELEFFPPPPVPGYGNASGFELRLLDKTGSGDVAKMEQVLETFLSDLRARPEIASAFTIFNARFPQYLVSVDMDKAAQKGVTARTALDSLQTMLGSEYATNFIRFGQMYKVMVQAAPEDRAVPEDLLRLQVRSEHGEMVPLSAFVTLSKTYGPDQITRYNMYPSAEINGDGTPGTSSGTVLAAVQETARESLPRGFAIDWAGISRDAVNAGNEGAYVFLLCLVFVYLVLAAQYESFALPLPVILSLPPGVFGAFLGLKLAGLDNNINAHLALILLIGLLGKNAILIVEFAEQRRREGASIFEAAVEAARLRLRPILMTSLAFFVGLLPLALASGAGAVGNRTVGTAAASGMLFGTVFGLLLVPGLYCSVATLAAGRKSSAGGSTPHALESAGLTNEEQAAAVAKQVSA, translated from the coding sequence ATGCCATTTGATTTCACGCGGCGTCCCGTGCTGGCCGCCGTCGTCTCGCTGATCATCATCCTCCTCGGCCTCATCTCGCTCGAGCAGCTGCCGGTCTCGCTGTTCCCGAGCGTCGCGCCTCCCGAGGTCAACGTCACCGTCGAGTACACGGGCGCCAATGCCGAAACGGTCGCCAAGGCGGCGATCGTTCCACTCGAGCGGGCGATCAACGGCGTCCCCGGCATGAAGTACATGAGCAGCGACACCGGGAACGACGGTGTCGGCGTCGTGCAGATCCTGTTCGAGACGGGCACGGACCCCGACGTCGCCGCGATCAACGTTCAGAACCGCGTCAACGCCGTGATGGGCGAGCTGCCGGAGGAGGTCATCAAGAACGGGGTGAAGATCGCGAAGGAGGAGAACTCGATGCTCATGTACCTGAGCATCAACAGCGCCAACCCCGACCACGACGAGAAGTTCCTCTACAACTTCGCCGACATCAACGTGCTGGCGGAGCTCAAACGCATCCCCGGGGTCGGCTTCGCCGACATCCTCGGCGCCAAGGAGTACGCCGTCCGCGTGTGGCTCAAGCCCGCGAGCATGGCGGCGTATCAGGTCTCCGCCGACGAGGTCCTCGAGGCGCTGGACGCGTACAACCTCGAAGCGGCGCCTGGAAGGATCGGCGAGAACAGCGACAAGGGCCGTTCCCCCCTGCAGTACACGGTCAAGTACACCGGGAAGTTCAGCACGCCCGAGGAGTACGGCAACATCCCCATCCGCTCCACGCCCGGAGGCGAGATCCTCAAGATCAAGGATGTTGCCGACGTGGAGTTCGGCACGACCTACTTCGACGTCGAAGCGAAGTTCAACGGACGTCCCGCCGCGGCGATCATGCTCAAGCAGCTGCCGGGCTCGAACGCCAACGAGGTCATCGCGGCGGTGAAGGAGCGGATGGCCGCCTTGAAGGAGGAGGTCTTCCTCCCCGGCATGGACTACCACTACAGCTTCGACGTGAGCCGCTTCCTCGAGGCGTCGATGAAGAGCGTCGCGCAGACGTTCGTCGAGGCCTTCCTCCTCGTCGTCCTGGTGGTCTTCCTCTTCCTCCAGGACTGGAGGACGACCGTCATCCCCCTGTTCGCGGTGCCCGTCGCGCTGGTGGGCACGTTCTTCTTCATCCAGTTCCTGGGATTCTCCCTCAACCTCATCACGCTCTTCGCCCTGGTGCTCGCCATCGGCATCGTCGTGGACGACGCGATCGTCGTCGTGGAGGCGGTGCACGCGAAGATGGCCAGGTCCGGGCTGGGGCCGAAGGAGGCCACCCGGGAGGTGATGCGGGAGCTGACCCCCGCGCTGGTCGCCATCACGCTGGTGATGTCATCGGTGTTCGTGCCGGTGGCGCTCATCGGCGGTCCATCGGGGATGTTCTACCGGCAGTTCTCCCTCACCATGGCGATCGCCATCGTGCTCTCGGGGCTCGTGGCACTGACGCTGAGCCCGGCGCTGTGTGCCACGCTGCTGCGACGACACGCTTCGGGTTCCCACTCCGAAAGGCCGGGGTGGCTGGCCCGCCTCTTCGCACGGTTCAACGCGCGCTATGAGCGCCTGGAAGAGAGCTACGCGGGGCTCACCGCGCGGACGGCGGGTCACCGCATCTTCACCGTCCTTCTGCTCGGCGCCTTCCTCGCCGGCGGCGCCGTTCTCGTGCGCTTCGTCCCGGCGGGGTTCATCCCCAACGAGGACCAGGGCTTCTTCTATGTGAGCGTGACGACCCCGCCGGGCGCGACGCTGGAGCGGACCCAGGAGATTGTTGACGGCATCGTGCAGGCCGGAGGGGACCTGCCTGAGGTGGAGAGCATCGCCTCACTCGCCGGGACCAACATCCTCTCCGATGGAACGGGCGCCACGTACGGCACCTGCCTCGTGAACCTCAAGCCGTGGGGCGAGCGCCAGCGGCCGGTGGAGGAGGTCATCACCGCGTTCAAAGCCAGGACGAGGCACCTCCAGGGAGCGGAGCTCGAGTTCTTCCCGCCCCCGCCGGTGCCGGGCTACGGCAACGCGAGTGGGTTCGAGCTGCGGCTCCTCGACAAGACGGGGAGCGGCGATGTGGCGAAGATGGAGCAGGTGCTCGAGACGTTCCTGAGCGACCTCAGGGCGCGGCCGGAGATCGCCTCCGCCTTCACCATCTTCAACGCGCGCTTCCCGCAGTACCTGGTGTCAGTGGACATGGACAAGGCGGCGCAGAAGGGCGTCACGGCGAGGACCGCTCTGGACTCGCTCCAGACGATGCTCGGGAGCGAGTACGCGACCAACTTCATCCGCTTCGGGCAGATGTACAAGGTGATGGTCCAGGCAGCCCCCGAGGATCGCGCCGTCCCGGAGGACCTGCTTCGGCTGCAGGTCCGGAGCGAGCACGGGGAGATGGTGCCGCTCTCCGCATTCGTCACGCTGAGCAAGACCTACGGCCCGGATCAGATCACCCGCTACAACATGTATCCCTCGGCGGAGATCAACGGCGACGGAACGCCCGGGACGAGCAGCGGAACGGTGCTCGCGGCCGTTCAGGAGACCGCACGCGAGAGCCTCCCCCGCGGGTTCGCCATCGACTGGGCAGGCATCTCCCGGGATGCGGTCAACGCAGGCAACGAGGGCGCCTACGTGTTCCTGCTCTGCCTGGTGTTCGTCTACCTGGTGCTGGCCGCGCAGTACGAGAGCTTCGCGCTGCCGCTCCCGGTCATTCTGTCACTCCCGCCCGGCGTCTTCGGCGCCTTCCTGGGGCTCAAGCTGGCGGGCCTCGACAACAACATCAACGCCCACCTGGCGCTCATCCTCCTCATCGGTTTGCTGGGCAAGAACGCGATCCTCATCGTCGAGTTCGCCGAGCAGCGCCGGCGGGAGGGGGCGAGCATCTTCGAGGCCGCGGTGGAGGCGGCGAGGCTGCGGCTCCGGCCGATCTTGATGACGTCCCTGGCCTTCTTCGTGGGGCTGCTGCCGCTGGCGCTTGCCTCGGGCGCGGGCGCGGTGGGCAACCGGACCGTGGGCACCGCGGCCGCGTCGGGAATGCTGTTCGGCACGGTGTTCGGACTCCTTCTGGTCCCGGGCCTCTACTGCTCGGTCGCCACGCTCGCCGCCGGCCGGAAGAGCTCGGCGGGAGGGTCCACTCCGCACGCGCTGGAAAGCGCGGGTCTGACGAACGAGGAGCAGGCAGCGGCAGTAGCGAAGCAGGTGAGCGCATGA